In Pirellulales bacterium, the following are encoded in one genomic region:
- a CDS encoding polysaccharide lyase 6 family protein, protein MMSVVANLLRIRGAHVCLAAWHRRATSAALATLATTVGLERSACSAEILVSSASQIAAALATVQPGDTLVMADGVWTNQRIQFAANGTAALPITLRAQTPGQVMLNGNSKINISGSHLVVDGLRFEGGALAANDHVVEFRGSKGEAMHSRLTNSTIVNYNPADVDTRYFWVSLYGEHNRVDHNRFEGQSHSGVTVVVWRPDAGPDHHLIDSNHFLNRPVGNGNGFETIRIGDSNQSLSNSYTTVQNNLFERVDGEIEMISNKSGSNVIQYNTFRESAGTVTLRHGNDNRVEGNFFLGEGKSQTGAVRIIGERQTVVNNYIAAVDDRAGGAISISAGVPNSALNQYFQVKDAVIAHNTVIGTDGPAITFDDGLGSSGRTLLAEGVVVANNLLRNFGPAIFEGNQGANWTWAGNLAFGGSLGPAAGNPGVVVADPQLQWGADGLWRPAPTSPAVDQAATTLGSFVSVDMDGQPRIGLFDIGADELSSASIVRRPLSANDVGPLWSMAPSAPMYGNRYFAEGMALQAENFTWVSDPNNDGDTWTVSAAEDALGGKRILAPGGSRTDLPGQPHDAIAAYEVSFQQPGVYRVYYRARGFDAGSDSIYVPSALNVDPTVQKTLSSDGAYQWDAGATFAISAAHVGVPLEFRIGKREQLADLDALVLHLDGTLSASQLDALFDPALLAADFTGDGRTDHQDLAVWNANFGAAGAAQSDGDANDDGVVDGADLLVWQRLASSVAPAVAANGAPVPEPIGLGLAAVGVSLVSSRRLSRTLRSAGSLYAIA, encoded by the coding sequence ATGATGTCCGTTGTCGCCAACTTGTTGCGGATTCGCGGAGCGCACGTTTGCCTCGCCGCTTGGCACCGGCGCGCGACGAGCGCCGCGTTGGCGACGCTGGCGACGACTGTCGGGCTTGAGCGCTCGGCCTGCTCCGCCGAGATCCTGGTCTCCTCGGCCAGCCAGATTGCCGCAGCCCTGGCGACCGTCCAGCCGGGAGACACGCTGGTCATGGCCGACGGCGTGTGGACCAACCAGCGGATCCAATTCGCGGCGAACGGCACGGCGGCGCTGCCGATCACGCTGCGGGCCCAGACGCCGGGGCAGGTGATGCTCAACGGCAATTCGAAGATCAACATCTCGGGCTCGCACTTGGTGGTGGACGGGCTGCGGTTCGAAGGGGGGGCCCTTGCGGCAAACGACCACGTGGTCGAGTTTCGCGGCTCCAAGGGCGAGGCGATGCACTCGCGGCTGACCAACTCGACGATCGTCAATTACAACCCTGCCGACGTCGACACGCGGTATTTCTGGGTCTCGCTCTACGGCGAGCACAACCGCGTCGACCACAACCGATTCGAGGGGCAGAGCCACTCGGGGGTGACGGTCGTCGTCTGGCGACCCGACGCCGGGCCCGATCATCACCTGATCGATTCGAACCATTTCTTGAATCGCCCCGTCGGCAACGGCAACGGGTTCGAGACGATTCGCATCGGCGACAGCAATCAGTCGCTGAGCAACTCGTACACCACCGTGCAGAACAACCTGTTCGAGCGAGTCGACGGCGAGATCGAGATGATCTCGAACAAGTCGGGCTCGAACGTCATCCAGTACAACACGTTCCGCGAGTCGGCCGGGACAGTGACGCTGCGGCACGGCAACGACAATCGCGTCGAGGGGAACTTCTTTCTGGGGGAGGGGAAGTCGCAGACCGGGGCTGTGCGGATCATCGGCGAGCGGCAGACGGTGGTGAACAACTACATCGCCGCCGTCGACGACCGCGCCGGAGGGGCGATCTCGATTTCGGCCGGCGTGCCGAACTCGGCGCTCAACCAGTACTTCCAAGTCAAGGACGCGGTCATCGCCCACAATACGGTGATCGGCACGGACGGCCCGGCGATCACCTTCGACGACGGTCTGGGTTCGAGCGGGCGGACGCTGCTGGCCGAAGGGGTCGTCGTGGCGAACAACCTGCTGCGGAATTTCGGCCCCGCGATCTTCGAAGGGAATCAGGGCGCTAACTGGACCTGGGCGGGCAATCTCGCCTTTGGGGGGAGCCTCGGTCCCGCCGCCGGCAACCCAGGGGTGGTCGTCGCCGACCCGCAACTGCAGTGGGGCGCCGACGGACTGTGGCGACCGGCGCCGACCAGCCCCGCCGTGGATCAGGCCGCGACGACCTTGGGCAGCTTCGTGTCGGTTGACATGGACGGCCAGCCGCGGATCGGACTGTTCGACATTGGCGCCGACGAGCTCTCGTCGGCCAGCATCGTCCGCAGGCCGCTCTCGGCCAACGACGTCGGCCCCCTGTGGTCGATGGCCCCGTCGGCGCCGATGTACGGCAATCGCTACTTCGCCGAGGGAATGGCGTTGCAGGCGGAAAACTTCACTTGGGTCTCCGATCCCAACAACGACGGCGACACCTGGACGGTGAGCGCCGCAGAAGACGCCCTTGGGGGGAAGCGAATCCTGGCCCCGGGCGGATCGCGGACCGACCTGCCGGGTCAGCCGCACGATGCGATCGCCGCGTACGAGGTCTCGTTTCAGCAGCCGGGGGTCTACCGGGTTTACTACCGAGCCCGGGGGTTTGACGCGGGCTCGGACAGCATCTACGTGCCGAGCGCCTTGAACGTCGACCCGACGGTGCAGAAGACGCTCTCCTCCGACGGCGCGTACCAATGGGACGCTGGCGCTACGTTTGCGATTTCTGCGGCACATGTCGGCGTCCCGCTGGAGTTTCGCATCGGCAAGCGAGAACAGTTGGCCGATCTCGACGCGCTGGTCCTCCACCTCGACGGGACGCTGTCAGCGTCCCAACTTGACGCCTTGTTCGACCCGGCGCTGCTGGCGGCCGATTTTACAGGGGACGGTCGCACCGACCACCAGGACCTCGCGGTGTGGAACGCCAATTTTGGCGCCGCCGGCGCCGCGCAGTCCGATGGCGACGCCAATGACGACGGCGTCGTCGACGGCGCCGATCTGCTCGTCTGGCAACGGTTGGCCAGTTCGGTCGCCCCGGCAGTCGCAGCGAACGGAGCCCCTGTTCCCGAACCGATCGGGCTCGGCTTGGCGGCCGTCGGCGTCAGCCTCGTTAGTTCTCGACGGCTCTCGCGGACCTTGCGTTCCGCGGGATCGCTTTACGCAATCGCTTGA
- a CDS encoding mandelate racemase/muconate lactonizing enzyme family protein, giving the protein MERPVDRVPVASSAPRTSLSQKPSDVRVVGVELYFLPVPARTPLKFGSETLTSVTCARVRAIVADRQGRTMDGWGETPLSVQWTWPCNLPYRVRDAALQHFCRQLAVAWAEFEAYGHALEVGEAFVRTRLGQVRERFNRRLPPSERMPALASLVCCSAFDVAVHDAFARLLQLPVYDTYGPEHMNCDLSHFLESADDEVFDFRGLYPESFLQRPAATTLPVWHLVGGLDPLSPEELTPESPVDAHPVLLTDWIRRDGLKCLKIKLRGDDEAWDYDRVIRVGRLAGELGVEQLTTDFNCMVREPSYVMRILDRLRVEHPVIHAMILYVEQPFPYDMEACPIDVRDLVSRKPLLMDESADDWRHVRLGRSLGWNGVALKTCKTQTGALLSLCWAKAHGMHVMVQDLTNPMLAQIPHVQLAAHAATMRGVESNAMQFYPDASAPEAEIHPGLYRRREGRLDLSSLRGPGFGYRVEEIARTLPAPVLVHTAAAKGSSAVVPETL; this is encoded by the coding sequence ATGGAACGTCCCGTGGATCGCGTCCCCGTCGCCTCGTCCGCCCCGCGTACCTCGCTCAGCCAGAAGCCGAGCGACGTTCGCGTCGTCGGCGTCGAACTGTATTTCCTGCCCGTGCCGGCGCGGACGCCGCTCAAGTTCGGCTCAGAAACGCTGACCAGCGTCACCTGCGCCCGAGTCCGGGCGATCGTCGCCGACCGCCAGGGGCGAACCATGGACGGTTGGGGCGAGACGCCGCTGAGCGTCCAATGGACGTGGCCCTGCAACTTGCCTTACCGCGTGCGGGACGCGGCGCTGCAGCACTTTTGCCGACAGTTGGCAGTCGCGTGGGCGGAGTTCGAGGCGTACGGTCACGCCCTGGAAGTGGGCGAAGCCTTCGTGCGAACCCGCCTGGGGCAGGTGCGCGAGCGGTTCAATCGCCGGTTGCCACCGTCCGAGCGGATGCCGGCCCTGGCGTCGCTGGTCTGTTGCTCGGCGTTCGACGTCGCGGTGCACGACGCCTTCGCCCGGTTGCTGCAACTGCCGGTCTACGACACGTACGGCCCCGAGCACATGAATTGCGACTTGTCGCACTTCCTCGAAAGCGCCGACGACGAGGTGTTCGACTTTCGCGGCCTGTATCCCGAGTCGTTCCTGCAGCGTCCGGCCGCAACGACGTTGCCGGTGTGGCACCTCGTAGGGGGGCTCGACCCGCTGTCGCCTGAGGAACTGACCCCGGAGAGTCCCGTCGACGCTCATCCGGTGCTGCTGACGGATTGGATTCGGCGCGACGGACTGAAGTGCCTCAAGATCAAGCTCCGCGGCGACGACGAGGCGTGGGACTACGACCGCGTGATTCGAGTCGGGCGTTTGGCGGGCGAATTGGGAGTCGAACAGCTCACGACCGACTTTAACTGCATGGTTCGCGAGCCGAGTTACGTGATGCGGATCCTTGATCGACTGCGAGTCGAGCATCCGGTGATTCACGCGATGATACTCTACGTCGAACAGCCGTTTCCCTACGACATGGAGGCGTGTCCCATCGACGTCCGCGATCTCGTGTCCCGTAAGCCGCTTTTGATGGACGAAAGTGCCGACGACTGGCGCCATGTGCGGCTGGGACGCTCGCTGGGCTGGAACGGCGTGGCGCTCAAGACGTGCAAGACCCAGACCGGGGCGCTGTTGTCGCTCTGTTGGGCGAAAGCGCACGGCATGCACGTGATGGTCCAGGACCTGACCAATCCGATGCTGGCCCAAATTCCGCACGTGCAATTGGCCGCCCACGCCGCGACGATGAGAGGGGTCGAGTCGAACGCTATGCAGTTCTATCCCGACGCGTCGGCCCCCGAGGCGGAAATCCACCCGGGCCTCTATCGGCGTCGCGAAGGGCGGCTCGACCTGTCGAGCCTCCGCGGACCGGGCTTCGGCTATCGGGTCGAGGAGATCGCCCGGACGTTGCCGGCGCCGGTCCTCGTGCATACGGCGGCGGCGAAAGGCTCCTCGGCGGTCGTTCCTGAAACTCTCTAG
- a CDS encoding alginate lyase family protein, producing MIRCSMATLVVLVGSSALASGAETGELSGVYYYEADRMQAAKAMLAERAVGPDADEVREAAEMLREEGNDALRRGPYSVMDKDVSPPSGDKHDYISYSVYWWPDPDKADGLPYIRRDGKTNHEQRAKGDRDRLEDMINDVESLALARYFLGRQQYGDHGARLVRAWFLDDATKMNPHLNFAQAVLGRSDGRNGGIIDSRAFIELLDSIVLLHATGDLSVADMAGLQAWFAEYYRWLTTSEMGRKERAAANNHGIWYSAQAARVALFVGDEATARELIEDARDKRLPAAMESDGKQPEELSRTRSLHYSLFSLDALAYLARFGESLGIDLWNHRAPNGASIRLGLNYAAPYVLDQDAWPYEQNHDYRLSPQIVQLLRMADARYAEPIYGRVLKEVRRTDRDRIYAPLLFRGPAAGTDGDVRADGSATTKRG from the coding sequence ATGATTCGTTGCTCGATGGCGACGCTCGTCGTGCTCGTCGGTTCGTCGGCTCTCGCCAGCGGAGCCGAGACCGGGGAGCTCTCAGGCGTTTACTACTACGAAGCCGACCGCATGCAGGCGGCCAAGGCGATGCTCGCCGAGCGCGCCGTCGGGCCCGACGCCGACGAAGTGCGCGAAGCGGCCGAAATGCTCCGCGAAGAAGGGAACGACGCCCTGCGCCGCGGTCCGTACAGCGTCATGGACAAGGACGTCTCCCCGCCCAGCGGCGACAAACACGACTACATCAGCTACAGCGTGTACTGGTGGCCCGATCCGGACAAAGCGGACGGCTTGCCGTACATTCGCCGCGACGGCAAGACGAATCACGAGCAGCGGGCGAAGGGGGACCGCGATCGACTCGAGGATATGATCAACGACGTCGAGTCGCTGGCTCTGGCCCGGTACTTTCTGGGCCGGCAGCAGTACGGCGACCACGGCGCCAGACTCGTCCGGGCGTGGTTCCTCGACGACGCGACGAAGATGAACCCCCATCTCAATTTCGCCCAAGCGGTCCTGGGGCGCAGCGACGGCCGGAACGGGGGGATCATCGACTCGCGGGCGTTCATCGAACTGCTTGATTCGATCGTCCTCCTGCACGCCACAGGCGACCTCAGCGTTGCCGACATGGCCGGCCTGCAGGCATGGTTCGCGGAGTACTATCGCTGGCTGACCACGAGCGAGATGGGTCGCAAAGAACGCGCCGCGGCGAACAACCACGGCATCTGGTATTCGGCCCAGGCAGCGCGCGTGGCGCTCTTTGTGGGGGACGAGGCGACGGCCCGTGAACTGATCGAGGATGCGCGCGACAAGCGGCTCCCAGCCGCGATGGAATCCGACGGCAAGCAGCCGGAGGAGCTGAGCCGTACGCGGTCGCTTCACTACTCGCTGTTCAGTCTCGATGCGCTGGCCTACCTCGCTCGGTTCGGCGAAAGCCTGGGGATTGACCTGTGGAACCACCGCGCTCCCAACGGGGCCAGCATCCGCTTGGGGCTGAATTACGCGGCGCCCTACGTGCTCGATCAGGACGCGTGGCCGTACGAGCAGAACCACGACTACCGCCTCTCGCCGCAGATCGTTCAGCTCTTGCGAATGGCGGACGCGCGATACGCCGAACCGATCTATGGGCGCGTGCTCAAGGAGGTCCGTCGTACGGACCGCGATCGCATCTACGCGCCGTTGTTGTTTCGCGGACCTGCCGCGGGGACGGACGGAGACGTGCGGGCCGACGGCTCGGCCACGACGAAGCGCGGCTGA
- a CDS encoding DUF1559 domain-containing protein → MQSGATGRRPAFTLVELLVVIAIIGVLVALLLPAVQAAREAARRMSCTNNLKQLGLADLLYEQTNKSFVPARLGPDSTSSREVMHLTTAEQRSGASGFVLMLPNVEQSALFAMIDVYKNQSIWPAASFSSSGWRTLPRMQAMGTRPPVFVCSSAASQPVPEAQYTTWEIPPATGDYAFVAGHRGVNGGFAVNACMTKHHNTGPHLYWTARKLREVEDGTSATISIGEVIESHTRDSSNIWSYTLRYADSYRVTDVALNTPPGVDAQNVGEGEGATGSVNGAFASRHPGGANFVYLDGHVEFLSENIDFDAYQNLSTIAGPPTATDVIDKQFCTSNRY, encoded by the coding sequence ATGCAATCCGGCGCAACAGGTCGACGACCGGCGTTTACGTTGGTGGAGCTGTTGGTGGTGATCGCGATCATCGGCGTGCTGGTCGCGCTGTTGCTGCCGGCCGTGCAAGCCGCTCGCGAAGCGGCCCGGCGGATGTCGTGCACGAACAACCTCAAGCAGTTGGGACTGGCCGACCTGCTGTACGAGCAGACGAACAAGTCGTTCGTGCCGGCGCGGCTCGGCCCTGATTCGACGAGTTCCCGCGAGGTCATGCACTTGACGACCGCCGAGCAACGGTCCGGCGCGAGCGGGTTCGTCCTCATGCTTCCCAACGTCGAACAGTCGGCCTTGTTCGCGATGATCGACGTTTACAAGAACCAAAGCATCTGGCCCGCCGCGTCGTTCAGTTCGTCCGGCTGGCGGACCTTGCCGCGGATGCAAGCCATGGGGACTCGCCCGCCGGTGTTCGTCTGCAGTTCCGCGGCCTCGCAACCGGTTCCTGAAGCCCAGTACACGACCTGGGAGATTCCTCCCGCGACGGGCGATTACGCCTTCGTTGCCGGCCACCGGGGAGTCAACGGCGGGTTCGCCGTGAACGCCTGCATGACCAAGCATCACAACACGGGGCCCCACTTGTACTGGACCGCCCGCAAACTGCGCGAAGTCGAGGACGGCACGAGCGCCACGATCTCGATTGGCGAAGTGATCGAGTCGCACACGCGCGACAGTTCGAACATCTGGTCGTACACGCTGCGTTACGCCGACAGCTATCGCGTGACCGACGTGGCGCTGAATACGCCTCCCGGCGTTGATGCGCAGAACGTGGGGGAAGGCGAAGGAGCGACGGGCAGCGTCAACGGGGCGTTCGCCAGTCGTCATCCCGGCGGAGCCAACTTCGTGTACCTCGACGGGCACGTGGAGTTTCTCAGCGAGAACATTGACTTTGACGCCTATCAGAATCTGTCCACGATCGCCGGACCGCCGACCGCGACGGACGTCATCGACAAGCAGTTCTGCACCAGCAATCGGTATTAG
- a CDS encoding XylR family transcriptional regulator, whose translation MPMRSVPHVALLIETSREYARGLLRGVARYHQEHGPWSLVFEPHGLEDAPPAWLKAWRGDGILARIDDRRMADAILQTGVPAIDVRGAFPDLGLPFVGVDNRPVVRLAFEHLLNCGLRHFAFCGTPRGQNPNQDLRCDLFVQLADESGFECQVLLGPGRRSRVRDWERAQQETAAWLKALPKPVGIMTCHDDRGNQVIEACLRANLRVPDDVAVIGVDNDPLLCNLCTPPLTSVDINSLQIGYEAAAQLAALMAGGEAPTEPVLIGQPRGVAARLSTDMLAIEDEEVASAIRFVRENAVKGITVGDVLSRAVRSPTTLERRIKRLLGRTIKAEITRVKLSRARLLLCETELAVAKIAERCGFSEARYFCDVFRTHEGMTATEYRRKFRE comes from the coding sequence GTGCCGATGCGCTCCGTCCCTCACGTCGCGCTGTTGATTGAAACCTCGCGGGAGTACGCGCGGGGGCTCCTGCGAGGCGTTGCTCGTTACCATCAGGAGCACGGCCCGTGGTCGCTGGTGTTCGAGCCGCACGGGCTGGAAGACGCCCCCCCTGCTTGGCTCAAGGCTTGGCGGGGCGACGGAATCCTGGCTCGGATCGACGACCGCCGGATGGCCGACGCCATCCTGCAAACCGGCGTCCCGGCGATCGACGTCCGCGGAGCGTTTCCCGATCTCGGCCTGCCGTTCGTGGGGGTCGACAATCGACCGGTCGTCCGGCTGGCGTTTGAACACCTGCTGAATTGCGGGCTGCGGCACTTTGCGTTTTGCGGGACGCCGCGCGGACAGAATCCCAATCAGGATCTGCGGTGCGATCTGTTCGTGCAATTGGCAGACGAGTCGGGATTCGAGTGCCAAGTCCTGTTGGGACCTGGCCGACGAAGTCGGGTGCGCGACTGGGAACGGGCGCAGCAAGAAACGGCCGCGTGGCTCAAGGCGCTCCCCAAGCCGGTCGGGATCATGACGTGCCACGACGATCGCGGCAACCAAGTGATCGAAGCCTGTTTGCGGGCAAACCTGCGCGTCCCCGACGACGTGGCGGTCATCGGCGTCGACAACGATCCGCTGCTGTGCAATCTCTGCACGCCGCCGCTGACGAGCGTCGACATCAATTCGCTGCAGATCGGGTACGAGGCGGCCGCCCAGTTGGCCGCGCTGATGGCCGGCGGCGAGGCTCCGACCGAGCCGGTCCTCATCGGGCAACCCCGCGGCGTTGCGGCCCGATTGTCGACCGACATGCTGGCGATTGAGGACGAGGAGGTCGCCTCGGCGATTCGTTTTGTCCGCGAGAATGCCGTTAAAGGAATCACCGTCGGGGACGTTCTCTCCCGCGCGGTGCGATCTCCCACAACGCTTGAACGGCGTATCAAACGACTCCTCGGCCGGACGATCAAGGCCGAGATCACGCGGGTGAAGCTCTCCCGCGCACGGCTGCTGTTGTGCGAAACGGAACTCGCGGTGGCGAAAATCGCCGAGCGGTGCGGGTTCAGCGAGGCTCGCTATTTCTGCGACGTGTTTCGGACCCACGAAGGGATGACGGCGACGGAATACCGGCGGAAATTCCGCGAGTAG
- a CDS encoding GlsB/YeaQ/YmgE family stress response membrane protein, translating to MEFLWFLMIGLAAGWLAGQIMKGGGAGLVGDLIVGVIGAVLGGFLFGLLGLRATGLLGQLITATVGAIVLIALLRYLKRNT from the coding sequence ATGGAATTCTTGTGGTTTCTGATGATCGGTCTCGCCGCGGGTTGGTTGGCCGGGCAGATCATGAAGGGGGGCGGCGCCGGGCTCGTCGGCGACCTGATCGTCGGCGTCATCGGCGCCGTGCTGGGGGGATTTCTCTTCGGCTTGCTGGGGCTCAGGGCAACGGGGCTCCTCGGGCAGTTGATCACCGCCACCGTCGGGGCCATCGTCCTCATCGCGCTGTTGCGGTATCTTAAACGCAACACGTAA
- a CDS encoding transporter, whose protein sequence is MRICAVCLFCCCLALAGRAIAQGEGADSIETDRDSFTPSTSTTSRGRAIVESSYSFIDNRSVAETHSFPELLVRCGLSDWLELRLGANYEVGGESSAVSGGGAIGFLDSGEIESETKLLYGLKAALANQSGWVPRSAVILQGTTPASGPETATHLTATYVWGWRLAEGWQWDSAFRFATGSAEGDRFHRWAPSTVLKYEFAEAWNAHVEYFGIFTDGRSEEISQSYLSPGVHYLITPDWEAGVRTGWGLGGDAANFFANVGVGYRY, encoded by the coding sequence GTGCGAATCTGCGCCGTTTGCCTGTTCTGCTGCTGCCTCGCTCTCGCAGGTCGAGCCATTGCCCAGGGGGAGGGGGCCGACTCGATCGAGACCGATCGCGATTCGTTCACGCCGTCGACCTCGACGACCTCCCGGGGCCGGGCGATCGTCGAATCGAGCTACTCGTTTATCGACAACCGCAGCGTCGCCGAAACGCACAGCTTTCCCGAGTTGCTCGTGCGCTGCGGCCTGAGCGACTGGCTCGAGCTGCGGCTGGGGGCCAATTACGAGGTCGGCGGGGAGTCGAGCGCGGTCTCCGGCGGCGGGGCAATCGGGTTTCTCGATTCGGGCGAGATCGAGTCCGAGACGAAACTCCTCTACGGCCTGAAAGCAGCGCTTGCCAACCAGTCCGGGTGGGTTCCCCGCAGTGCAGTCATTTTACAGGGGACCACGCCGGCGAGCGGTCCGGAGACCGCCACTCACCTGACGGCAACCTACGTCTGGGGATGGCGGCTCGCCGAGGGCTGGCAATGGGATTCCGCATTTCGCTTTGCAACGGGTTCGGCCGAGGGGGATCGGTTTCACCGTTGGGCTCCGTCGACCGTACTCAAATACGAATTCGCAGAGGCATGGAATGCGCATGTCGAATACTTCGGCATTTTCACCGACGGCCGCTCCGAGGAAATCAGCCAGTCGTATCTCAGCCCGGGCGTGCACTACCTGATCACGCCCGACTGGGAGGCGGGCGTCCGCACCGGTTGGGGACTGGGAGGAGACGCGGCCAACTTCTTCGCCAACGTCGGCGTCGGATATCGGTACTGA
- a CDS encoding Gfo/Idh/MocA family oxidoreductase — MTETHCTAARLPGAPTRRGFLKRASGLAAAGIAPYFVPASAFGADAPSNRITLACIGVGNQGAAVMQRFLDLPGCQVVAVCDVNRASHGYKDDTQFLGRDVAKQTVEDFYAKKQGASAYRGCDAYVDFREVLARAEVDAVTVCTPDHWHAAMTIAAAAAKKDVYCEKPLALNIGQGRAMIDAVRKHEVVVQTGSHERSNPIVRQACELVRNGYIGEVKRVVTNVGYHNKVGPGPGWKPMPIPEGFDYEMWLGPAPMAPYHQDRCLYNFRFNYDYAGGQVANFGAHSNDMAQWGLGMDRSGPVEVECLHAEFLPAGSLFNAATVTKFRCRYATGVELLCQTDEQEVRCVFEGTEGRVEVENKGKNFKTTPASLADVTLRDEQLLHKSDNHQQDFLECVKSRQEPAAPIEVGHSSAALCHLGNIAVRTGAKRLSWDPAAERFVGNDEANRYLNCDMRSPWQI; from the coding sequence ATGACCGAAACGCATTGCACCGCCGCTCGTTTGCCAGGGGCGCCGACCCGACGCGGGTTCTTGAAGCGGGCCTCGGGGTTGGCCGCTGCGGGGATCGCTCCCTACTTTGTGCCGGCCTCGGCGTTCGGGGCCGACGCCCCCAGCAATCGGATCACGCTCGCGTGCATCGGCGTCGGCAACCAGGGAGCCGCGGTCATGCAGCGGTTTCTCGATTTGCCTGGCTGCCAAGTCGTTGCCGTGTGCGACGTGAACCGCGCCAGCCACGGGTACAAGGACGACACGCAATTTCTCGGTCGCGACGTCGCCAAACAGACGGTTGAGGATTTCTATGCGAAAAAGCAGGGGGCGAGTGCGTATCGCGGCTGCGACGCCTACGTCGATTTTCGCGAAGTGCTCGCGCGAGCCGAGGTCGACGCCGTGACCGTCTGCACCCCCGATCATTGGCACGCCGCCATGACGATCGCCGCGGCCGCGGCGAAAAAAGACGTCTACTGCGAAAAGCCGCTGGCTCTGAACATCGGCCAGGGGCGGGCGATGATCGACGCGGTCCGCAAGCACGAGGTCGTGGTCCAGACGGGCAGTCACGAGCGCTCGAACCCAATCGTACGCCAGGCGTGCGAGTTGGTCCGCAACGGCTACATCGGCGAGGTGAAGCGGGTCGTGACGAACGTCGGCTATCACAACAAAGTCGGCCCGGGGCCGGGATGGAAGCCGATGCCGATTCCCGAAGGGTTCGACTATGAAATGTGGCTCGGCCCGGCGCCGATGGCGCCGTATCACCAGGACCGCTGCCTGTACAACTTCCGCTTCAATTACGACTACGCCGGGGGGCAGGTCGCGAACTTCGGGGCTCATTCGAACGACATGGCCCAATGGGGCCTGGGAATGGATCGCTCGGGGCCGGTCGAGGTCGAGTGCCTCCACGCCGAGTTTCTGCCCGCGGGAAGTCTGTTCAACGCGGCCACGGTCACGAAGTTCCGCTGCCGGTACGCCACCGGCGTCGAGCTGTTGTGCCAAACCGACGAGCAGGAGGTTCGCTGCGTCTTCGAGGGGACCGAGGGACGCGTCGAAGTGGAGAACAAGGGGAAGAACTTCAAGACCACGCCGGCCAGTCTCGCCGATGTGACGCTGCGCGACGAGCAGTTGCTCCACAAGAGCGACAACCACCAGCAGGATTTCCTCGAGTGCGTCAAGAGTCGACAAGAGCCGGCGGCTCCGATCGAGGTCGGCCACTCGTCCGCCGCCTTGTGCCATTTAGGCAACATTGCCGTTCGGACGGGGGCCAAACGCCTGTCGTGGGACCCCGCCGCCGAGCGATTCGTCGGCAACGACGAGGCCAACCGCTATTTGAACTGCGACATGCGCAGTCCGTGGCAGATTTGA